From the genome of Acropora palmata chromosome 4, jaAcrPala1.3, whole genome shotgun sequence, one region includes:
- the LOC141879815 gene encoding uncharacterized protein LOC141879815: MYHLYLEAHEPEVVEREKEIIKAKKERIFPLPLKIKPVVTEHRYRMVFNRDFNLGFGLPRSDTCAKCEKLNLVIKSDPNDMDARQQLADHQEMADKGYQTMRGDRKAASASWSGKSRPLGSAAFSSVDAVDMISFDFQQNLPTPNLQHNDVFYARQLWTYNFGIHDCVAEKGYMYMWDETIAKRGSAEVASCLKHFFQVYPSGAKSLVSFSDGCGGQNKNLTLVGLYNELHLSGVYDILNHKFLTRGHTFLKNDSDFAQIEKRKASAKVFVPSDWFSVVREASRRSPFEVVAMQQEDFKNYKDFVRSRYTNRHFSSGGSVFRDVHWLNFGWGEEVDPVSGKVTLVHHPNEVWMRCTYSDSEPWKKVKVLKKSPGSVLLEQLYHAPLVLKPAKIRDLKKMARHHIPHPQRDFYLQMSGEGDGGSETEEEDDD, encoded by the coding sequence ATGTACCATCTGTACTTAGAGGCCCACGAACCAGAAGTGGTAGAGCGCGAGAAGGAAATTATAAAAGCGAAGAAAGAGAGGATATTTCCACTTCCTCTAAAAATCAAGCCGGTGGTCACCGAGCACAGGTATCGCATGGTGTTTAATCGTGACTTTAATTTAGGGTTTGGTCTTCCCCGCTCGGACACCTGTGCAAAGTGTGAAAAACTTAATCTTGTCATTAAGTCTGATCCAAACGATATGGATGCGCGTCAGCAGCTGGCGGATCACCAGGAGATGGCGGACAAGGGATATCAGACCATGCGAGGCGATAGAAAGGCAGCTAGCGCCAGCTGGTCCGGCAAGTCCCGTCCTTTAGGTTCGGCTGCCTTTTCTTCGGTAGACGCTGTGGACATGATTTCCTTCGACTTTCAGCAGAATCTTCCTACCCCTAACCTGCAACATAATGATGTATTCTATGCACGTCAACTTTGGACGTACAACTTTGGAATACATGATTGTGTTGCAGAGAAGGGATACATGTATATGTGGGACGAGACCATCGCAAAGCGTGGATCAGCTGAGGTTGCTTCTTGTCTTAAGCATTTCTTTCAGGTCTACCCCTCGGGTGCTAAGTCTTTGGTGTCTTTTTCCGATGGATGTGGcgggcaaaacaaaaacttgacCCTCGTTGGCTTGTACAATGAACTTCACCTCAGTGGGGTCTATGATATACTCAACCATAAGTTTTTAACCAGGGGTCACACTTTCCTCAAGAACGACTCTGACTTTGCCCAGATCGAAAAGAGAAAGGCAAGCGCTAAAGTGTTCGTTCCGAGTGATTGGTTTTCGGTGGTCAGGGAGGCCAGCCGCCGGAGCCCCTTTGAGGTCGTTGCTATGCAACAGGAAGACTTTAAGAACTATAAGGATTTCGTTCGTTCTAGGTACACTAATAGACATTTTTCTTCTGGCGGTTCCGTTTTTCGTGATGTTCACTGGCTCAACTTTGGTTGGGGCGAGGAAGTCGACCCAGTTTCCGGCAAGGTCACATTGGTGCATCATCCAAACGAAGTTTGGATGCGATGCACATACTCTGATAGCGAGCCTTGGAAAAAGGTGAAGGTCTTGAAAAAGAGTCCTGGCagtgttcttttagagcaaCTTTACCATGCCCCGCTGGTACTGAAGCCTGCCAAGATCCGAGACCTTAAAAAGATGGCTCGGCATCATATTCCTCACCCACAGCGTGACTTCTATTTGCAGATGTCTGGCGAAGGTGATGGTGGAAGCGAAACCGAGGAGGAAGACGATGACTAG
- the LOC141878630 gene encoding histone H2A-like, which produces MPGSAKKRSERIAPISRSFRAGVVFPVGRINSRLHKGKYAKRISQGTPVYLAAVLEYLTAEVLELAGNAARAHNRIRITPRYITLAVRGDEELNELLANVTIAEGGVVPNIQSVLLPKKHQKQPLA; this is translated from the coding sequence ATGCCCGGTAGTGCCAAAAAAAGAAGCGAGAGAATCGCACCGATAAGCCGCTCATTCCGAGCAGGCGTTGTATTTCCTGTGGGACGAATAAACAGTCGTCTTCACAAAGGCAAATATGCAAAGCGTATTAGCCAAGGCACTCCTGTCTACTTGGCTGCTGTACTTGAATACCTCACCGCTGAGGTCTTGGAGTTGGCGGGTAACGCCGCTCGTGCCCACAACAGGATCAGAATCACTCCCCGCTACATTACCCTTGCTGTGCGCGGTGACGAGGAGTTGAACGAACTGCTTGCCAACGTTACCATCGCCGAAGGAGGTGTGGTACCAAATATCCAATCTGTCCTTCTTCCCAAGAAACACCAAAAGCAACCCTTggcataa